The DNA window TCTAAATGAATTAAACTATTGGCAAGAGCAAATCACCCAAGCAATTGACCAAGCACTCCGCATTGATGATGCGAACTTTAAAGAAGCTGTCCAAACAACCAGAGTCAGCAAATTAATTAAAGCCGCAGAAGAAAAAGGCGGTTATCAATTTCATCCCAGCAAAACCGAAAACACTCAGCACTCACGCTTCGACTCCGCTCAGTGTACAGCCCTCGGCACTCAGCACTTAAAAGCAGTAGCCCAGGTAAGCAACACTTACATTGTGGCTGAACATCCTGGTGGAATGTGGCTAGTAGAACAACATATTGCCCACGAGCGAGTTTTGTATGAACAAATTTGTGATAATTGGCAACTTGTTCCTGTGGAACCCCCAATTATTCTTTATCAATTGTCACCCGCGCAAGTTTCACAACTGCAACGCATTGGTTTAGATATAGAAACCTTTGGCGAACAACTTTGGGCAGTTCGGAATATACCCGCCCTTTTGCAACAACGAGAAGACTGTGCAGCAGCCATTTTAGAACTGAGTTGGGGCGGAGACTTACAAGCGGCTCAAGTTGCAGTTGCTTGTCGTACCGCCATTCGTAACGGTACACCACTGAGTCTACCAGAAATGCAAACATTGTTAGACCAATGGCAACGCACCCGTAACCCCCGCACCTGTCCCCACGGTAGACCTATCTATTTATCCCTAGAAGAATCAGCCTTAGCCCGATTTTTCCGCAGACATTGGGTAATTGGGAAAAGCCACGGAATTTAAGAATTAGGGGTGTGAGGGTTTTAGATTTTTATCGGCCGAAAGTGATCAAAGTGAGCTAATATGTCATTTGCTTGATTTTTAAGTGATTTAAGTATTATTTATAACAAAAAGCTTTATGGCGATCGCTCATTCATATTCATAATTTAAGTACAAATTGGTATTTTTAATCAGATTTTAAAAAACATGATATTCCTCGTCAATTTGCGGCTGACATACTGCGAATAATTACGATATATTACCTATTTTTTTATGACAATTTCCCAGTTAATTTGAACTGGATATGAGTTCTTAAATAATAGTTTACTGAAAAATTTATATAAGTAGCGTTATTCTCTACTTATTTGTGGGAACTCTGGAAATAGCTGAATTTTACGGTTTGCACAGACTTAAATGTGCATTGATTTATCCAACTGTTATCGAGGCAATAATATTTTGATTTAAGTTTTTTCTGCCTTTACTTTACGAATGAAGTAAATACATTTTTAATTAATTGGGAGGATGAAATGTTAAAGGTGATTCTTGGTCATAGTGATGACCCCGATACTCAAGAGGCGACGCAAGAGGTAATAGATAGATGTGTGAGTCAATTACGTAATTTACCGGAACTGCCAATTAAGGCTGGTATTATATTTGCAGCGATAGACTTTGACCATGCACTGATTCTCAAAGAAATTCGGCAAGTATTTCCAGATATTGACTTGATTGGTTGTACTACAGATGGTGAAATCTCTTCAATATTAGGGTTTCAGCAAGATTCCTTAACGCTGATGCTGTTCTGTTCTGACACTGTAGATATTCATGCAGGGGTAGGGTACAAAGCCAAAGAAAATCCCTTGGCGGCGGCGCAGCAAGCTGTACAACAGGCTACGCAGAAATGTGGAACCCCAGCAAAATTATGTGTCACCTTACCTGCGAGTTATTTAGCAGATGGTTCCACTACCAATGGCGAGTTAATTTTGGCAAGTTTGAAATCAGCTTTAGGTTCTGAGGTGCCAATTTTAGGCGGTGCAGCAGGAGATCAATTTAGGTTTAAAACGGCTTATCAATTTTTTGGGAATGAAGTTTTTACCGATGCACTGCCAATTCTGATTTTTTCTGGAGATATCTTGTTTTCTTATGGAACTGGCTGCGGTTGGACACCCATTGGACGCAAGAGTATTGTGACAAAATCTCACGGAACGGTGGTTGAGGAAATTGATGGAGTCTCAGCACTGACATTTTATCAGCGATATTTGGGCGATCGCCAACCAACAGCAGAAAATCCTTTAGCAGTATACGAAGGAAATAGCGATCGCTACTATATGCGAGTTCCCAATACTTGCACATCAACTAGTAGCATTAATTTTTTAGGCAGTGTACCAGAAAAAGCCACAGTTCAGATGACCGACTTTAACCGCGATGATGTTCTTCACGCTGTCAAAACATCACTGCAAACAGCCTTAGAAAATTATCCTGGTACAGAACCAGATGCTATATTACTATTTTCTTGTTGCTGTCGGCGTTGGTTATTAGGCACAAGAGCCAAAGAAGAGTATCAAATTATCAAAACAGAACTTGGTAAAGAAATTCCGATTTGTGGGTTCTATACTTATGGTGAATTTGCTCCCATACAACCACAAGGTTCTACATATTATCATCAAGAGACATTTGTGACTTTGCTATTAGGCACAAAATAAAGGGTTATGCAAGATATAGATTACGATGGCAGACTCAAAGAATTAGAAAAAACTGTGCGTGTTTTGCAACGAAAATTAGATCGTTCTGAAGCAGACCGCCAACAATTAGAAAATGCTAGTGAAGTTAGAGAAGCTGTTCTCAAAAATATGATTCGAGAATTGGAAGCATCACAAATTGCTTTAGAAAATCGCGGTCAAGAATTAGAAACTATTTTGGGGAATCTCAAAGCTTTACAAATCAAACTAGTAGAATCTGAAAAAATGTCGGCTATAGGAGTTTTGGTAGCGGGAATTGCCCACGAAATTAATAATCCCGTGAGTTTTATTTACGGCAACTTAAATTATGCTCATAAATACTTTCAAGATGTCCTAGATTTATTGGAAATTTACCAAAAACATTATCCCAACCCCGCAATTGATATCCAGCAAAAAATCAAAGCCATTGAACTTGAGTTTATCCAAGAAGATGCACACAAGCTATTTCAATCAATGATGTGTGGTGCAGAGCGTATTTGCGAAATCGTCAAATCACTACGGACATTTTCTCGCCTGGATGAAGCCGAGTTTAAAACTGTTAATATTCATGATGGGATTGATAGTACTTTAGTAATTTTAAATAATCGGTTTAAGGCATCATCTAATAAGTTAAGCGACA is part of the Aulosira sp. FACHB-615 genome and encodes:
- a CDS encoding FIST signal transduction protein, yielding MLKVILGHSDDPDTQEATQEVIDRCVSQLRNLPELPIKAGIIFAAIDFDHALILKEIRQVFPDIDLIGCTTDGEISSILGFQQDSLTLMLFCSDTVDIHAGVGYKAKENPLAAAQQAVQQATQKCGTPAKLCVTLPASYLADGSTTNGELILASLKSALGSEVPILGGAAGDQFRFKTAYQFFGNEVFTDALPILIFSGDILFSYGTGCGWTPIGRKSIVTKSHGTVVEEIDGVSALTFYQRYLGDRQPTAENPLAVYEGNSDRYYMRVPNTCTSTSSINFLGSVPEKATVQMTDFNRDDVLHAVKTSLQTALENYPGTEPDAILLFSCCCRRWLLGTRAKEEYQIIKTELGKEIPICGFYTYGEFAPIQPQGSTYYHQETFVTLLLGTK
- a CDS encoding sensor histidine kinase — protein: MQDIDYDGRLKELEKTVRVLQRKLDRSEADRQQLENASEVREAVLKNMIRELEASQIALENRGQELETILGNLKALQIKLVESEKMSAIGVLVAGIAHEINNPVSFIYGNLNYAHKYFQDVLDLLEIYQKHYPNPAIDIQQKIKAIELEFIQEDAHKLFQSMMCGAERICEIVKSLRTFSRLDEAEFKTVNIHDGIDSTLVILNNRFKASSNKLSDIQIIRNYEKLPLVECYAGQLNQVFMNILANATDALEEAVIKKRCTQENFHPTIEIETKVINHDWVEISIADNGLGIAEPVQTKLFDPFFTTKDIGKGTGLGLSISYKIIVELHRGQLECYSTPGTGAKFIIQIPIRQSQNSALNN